A stretch of DNA from Lotus japonicus ecotype B-129 chromosome 4, LjGifu_v1.2:
TTTGAGGTCATACTGTTTTACCCACTCTTCCTGTGTTTTGATTTGAGGAAGATATTGCTTCATACCAACATCCATACAGAATTGCAATATTTGTTGGTTTTGAACCTGAAGTGCTTCCAAAGTTTGAAAATTAGTTGTACGTAGAAAAGATCCAACATAGAAAACATCTTCATCATGTGTAACAGCTGACATCTTATCATCCCACCTGCAAATTCATGCATTTTAGGTGCAGAAATTCTTAGAACCTTTAAGGTCATGAAGCCGTAAAATTTTAGCAATGTGGGACCAAAGATAGATTGACTTGttgcaaattttcaattttccttaTCACTTTGATAGGTTTTTGAATTATTCAAACATTCGAAATAACTCTTACCCCTCTAATAAGAATTATATATGAAAGAATATGCTTAATGAACACTTATATACATAACAATTGATAAGTGTCAATTTTACGtgtttttaaatatcattttaagcacttatttgacctatatgcttgcattgttgattattttatcCCCATAAGTAGTTGATTTAGTAAATACTTAATTTTAGTATAGAAACAgagtaaatattatatttttcacatttaatcttttgttttcaatgaTAGGTGGAAATCTATGAAGATCTGTGCCACAAGATGTCAATATGTCAAGAAATGAAGAacttcgcttaagccaaatgtttaCTCGCTTAAGCGAAATTATATGGCAGAGGGTATCAATTCTGGAAGACAAtctcgcttaagccgaattctttctcgcttaagcgaacCATTCAGTGGCATAGAAGGAAAGTGAaccctcgcttaagcgagacttATGCTCTCTTAAGCGAGAAGAGTACTTTAGTGTTAAGAAAAGGCTCTCGCTTAAGCGAATCTGAAGCTTGCTTAAGCGAGCCAAACTGCCTTGGACCCTTATAAAAGGCCAGAACACGATTTTTCTCAGGATCTCTTCCATTCTTCACCATTTTTCCTCCCTAAAACATTAAGAGGAGACTGTGCTTCATGGAGGAAGGGTCCCCGGGCTAGGAATTGATGGAGTGGAGCTTTGGAGCATGGTGACAACCTCTTGGTGGCTATGGAAAGCTTGAGAAAGTTTCCATAGCTTTGGATTTGTCTCCGTTCTTCGGGTTTCATCTCTTCCTTTCTTATCTCTTGTATAtgttcttttatatttttgtatCTGGAATATTATAGCTTAGTTCTTTGATTGTTGTAAACTCAATTATTGATGTAAATGgaaatctttcatgtatggtgtttctatttgtacttcatgcttctaaccaatcaattgataatcaaaagagcttcactaatttataaatagatcgagaggttgatatgagttggtgtatgcttagatcaatgaaagtagaatgcctatgtcttaggtcacgcTGTGTGTTAAAGTTTTGCTTTCTACACTTCAAGTATCATTGATTTGTGTTAGATTTTtatggactagcatgagatcgggagataattgcaggtccggttcaagagagaaaccactcaatGAACTAGTTGTCTTATGGTGAGATTATCTTAGGTAGGAACAATAGTGGgcttccacgtgacaggtggggttttgagttctaacaggagtttccgggATAACAACGGAGATTCGCAAGCCTAAggtaccttgtcttaggataaatttgttattgggaatgtctttgagagagaatttgagttttaatgttccttttggttttctagatggtaagggattacgcCTAGGAATTCCAACcgatagattcacctaggctaggggtagttaggtggatagctctGGACATCGTAAGTGAAATGAACATTTACATAAGTGTTTGTGTTCAAAGCAATCAGAGGATTATGTGAATGCATTTATGAATACATGTTCTTCTTTGTTATCTCTGTAAACCTTCTTTTACCGCTTTTCTTATATTGAAAATCAATaaaacaatttatcaaacatcttttTATCCGCTCAAATCAATGTTTAACGGGTGGAACTAATGTTCACACATAAACCCGTATCTGAGACAATCTGGAAGTAGTTGGGCCTAATAATCTAGGGTTGTGCATTGAACTTGCAATGATTAATTCAAAGGTTTCATCATCCGTTGTGACCTATATACATATAGGCTTGTGGCCTTGTTTAGGGCACATGACAGACGACCATATGTTCATTACCCAGCGACGCCCAATCTTGGACCCGACGAGTACTTCTTTCCTCCACGCATAGCTATGCGTGGATGGATGTGTACGGTTTTCTTGGTATTCCTGTAGGCCTTGGTGTTGTCTTCCCTCCAACTGCTGCTCAGAATGTTGCTGCTGCTTGGAATGCTAACCTCTGGATTCAGCACAATGTTCTTGTCTGGCCCCAAGCCGAGCTTGCCCTCCCTTCTGCCCCTATGCCATTGAGGATAACAATGGGGCAAGGAGAAAACGAGGAGGAGAGGAGGGGGGACAACCTTTGTTGCGCCGCCATCGGGATTAGATGGCTCTTTATGTATGTTAGACTAGTACTTGTAGCAGagctattttatttttgatttgtATATCTATGAATTGAAGTTTGTTTTAATTTCCTGTCTGATTTTGCATATTATAAACTGTTTTGAAAGATAGTTTCTTCTGCTTGTGGAGAAATACGAAACTCTCTTCCGCTTATCTGAGGACAATTTTTGTTCAAAGTTTTCATGCATCATTGTCACTAGTTCTGGAGAACCCGGCGTTGCAACTCGTTATTTTATCAAAAAGATTAAAACTGAATTGAACATCCCCGTCCTTTGCATCATGGATGCAGATGCGTACGGAATCAAGATGATGTGTGTGCATAAATTTGGCTCGAAGGAGCTCTCATATGATAGTGAGAACTTAGTAATTTCATATGCGAGGTGGTTGGGAGTACGGCCTTCTGATGTTGAATTATTTCAAATTCAAGCCCACTATTTGTTAGCCCTCATGAAATTTGACATTAAAGTTGTGAGGAAGCTGTTGAAGGCTAAGAAGAAGTTTGAGATACAAGCTCTGAGCGAGTTCCATATCCAGTTCCTTAGTCAAGTCTACCTTCCCTACCAGCTCCAAAACAAGAACTGGATTTGAGTATGAAACAAAGGTGGACCACAAGGCTTTAATAATGCTATCAACAGGCCTATTCGTATGCGTGAATTTCTATCCTATTCATTGTTCACTTATTTTCCTTGGTATTATCGATTTATCATCAAGGATTCTACTTGTTCAACAGTAAATTTTACTGTCATTCTCAGCTAATGAAGCTATAATATTCGTCATGTTCATTAGATATGTTAGATAGCTAAGCAATATGACATTGTTCACCATATAACACATTTCTTTTCCTAAAAAAATAATCTGTTTTTAAAAGTTGATTCAAAAAtcttttttaaaaactgaaaattaaagGTCAATGATTAGAAGCCGAGCCAAAATCATTGAAAACTGATATCTCAAGTTAGTAATTCATCGATGTATTCCGAAATCAAACCATACATATACAGAAAAATTAATCAGTACAATTAAACCCATAAGATACTCATACTATTTTGCCCCTCACATAAAATAATGTGTTTTGCGTACATAACGATGCAAATTTTCATTTCATAATCATTCAATGAGTGAATAAGAtgcataaataaaatataactcAACTCAACTCATCATGAGTTACTCATCAGAAAATCCCAATAGACATATACATCAAGAGGTTAAGCtctataattaatattaattatcattaattgatatattaataattCAAAGATTATACATTCTAATTAAATGACTAATGCTAATTCATAAAATATCTAACACTTTCCTCCTTGAGCCCCCCACTTCTTACAACGACTAAGGGACCGCACAAAATCTAGCTCAGAAGGGCAACATATTTTCCATTTGAGGCCATACTGTTTTACCCACTCTTCATGTGTTTTGATTTGGGGAAGATATTGCTTCATCCCTATACCAACATCCACACATAATTGCAATATTTGTTGGTTTTGAACCTGAAGTGCTTCCAAAGTTTGAAAATTAGTTGTACGCAAAAAAGATACAACATAGAAAACATATTCATCATGTGTAACTGCTGACATCTTATCATCCCACCTGCAAATTCATGCATTTTAGGTGCAGAAATTCTTAGAACCTTTAAGGTCATAAAACCGTTAAATTTTGGAAATGTGGGACTAAAGATAGATTGTCTTGTTGTAAACTTTCAATTTTCCTTATAACTTTGATAGGTTTTTGAATTATTCAAACATTGCAATTAACTCTTACCCCTCTAATAAGAATTATATATGAAAGAATATGTTTAAT
This window harbors:
- the LOC130713054 gene encoding DNA topoisomerase 6 subunit A3-like, coding for MDVYGFLGIPVGLGVVFPPTAAQNVAAAWNANLWIQHNVLVWPQAELALPSAPMPLRITMGQGENEEERRGDNLCCAAIGIRWLFMYVRLFLLLVEKYETLFRLSEDNFCSKFSCIIVTSSGEPGVATRYFIKKIKTELNIPVLCIMDADAYGIKMMCVHKFGSKELSYDSENLVISYARWLGVRPSDVELFQIQAHYLLALMKFDIKVVRKLLKAKKKFEIQALSEFHIQFLSQVYLPYQLQNKNWI